GATTATTTACactttctatttttaaagtaGAGTGGCTCACCTGGACAAACTACACCCCAAAATAAGtatctccatttccattccttGGCCAACTGGATCACAGTTACGGTAAAAATTAGAACAGCTCCAGGAAGAAATATAGCCATCCAAGCATACAGAAGAAGGAGGTGTttctaaaaatcaaaaacgaacgaaattaaatatttaagatacGTATCTTGCACGCACCAAGATTACTccaagcaataaaaatattgcagCTAAAATTAGAAAGCTAAATCCACCAAGAGTCATTTTGTGGTATAATTCAAGTGTTTCCTCTGTGGAAAACATATAGATTAGAGTTCATCCTTTTAAATTCATGTATTGAAAACTATATTTACCGAGAGACACGATTGTAATTATAATGGCACTGCCTATTATTATGATGATGGCGTCAAAACCGAGTAGTAAACGAGGTCTCACAcacattttgcttttttatcaCCTtagaatcaaataaatattgaacgAAATTTTTCGTTAGACTCAACAGAAAACTAAAGAAAAGCACGATTCGTTAAAATTTTGAAACAagaaactatatatatatttttttaaagtcttttttatttcttttctctcGAAAAACCGCGCAGACTTAAATTATCAGAAAGAAAAGCGCGAAAATTCCTTTGTGGgactgtttttattttcgtctGCAGTCGGGACCGTCtatatttatttcctttgCCGTTTTTTAAGGCCGCCCAGTTGGCTTTGTGCGAAGCCTGCCGCCAGATTAAGCCCTCAGCCAGCGATTGGGCATGGAAATCAAAAGTCGCCGTTAAAGTGTCTAGGAATTGTGcatgcattaaataaatgaaactcCTTCATCCGAAGGACGGCAGAGTGACAAGGGTCGACGCAACCTTGCTCCatgtgcaaattaaaatgggacttgagcataaaaaattaaaacagacTGGCTGGAATAACTTTGGGGATAGGGTAAGCGATGCTGAAGCAAGAAGTGCAATCAAAcgtaaacatttaaaattagtgCAATACATTTTACTGCAATATCAAACTATAcgtgtattattattattaggaATTGGTATTGTGGACATGGAAATGTTAATTCACATGATATATTTGGTGCCTCTAGCTAGATATGCAGCGCATCGTTTATCATTTTGCTGAATTCAAGAATATTGAAATGTGAACCATTTCCCAACCCCATCTTATACGTCATTTGCCTGGCCAATTATAAAGTTCGGCTGGAGATCCAAACTAGCGCCAAAACTATggaaaagccaaaaggaaCGTCGATGAGCTCCGCACGTAATTCCATCTGGGCAGCTCAGTTTTTCTGGGCTCTTTTAGAGGGCGCACCTTGAAGGGGTGGCAGGTGGTATAATTATATTCTCCAATTTTCATGGGTCGAGGGGATTCGTGTGGCTCATTTTCTTTGCATATTCCAGCATAATTTGCTGTTCTTGTTTGTTCTGCCAGTTGTTGGCCTGGCGAACAAATTGGGAATTGAAAACTTCGAAAACTAACGGCAATTACAGAATTttacaaaaacccaaaaccaaaaacgaaaccaaacgaaacgaaacgaaaggaAACGGGTACGAGCCCGAACCAGAAACCAAAACTTGGACTATTTGGCTGACTGTGCgtgtaattataattttctttaagtCGGTTTGCGCAAACTTTCCTTTATGTCAAACTTTCGTCCTGCTGCTCTTTCCATCCTTGCGACCGCAAATAATTTTGTGGAAAACTTGCCGCTCTCCCCCCCCCACTGGCACTGAATTACTGAATTTTCCCGATTTTTCCATGTTGTTGGTAATTATGCTCTTTGTGCGACGCAAGCAAACTTTCGCGTACATCGTCTGAGTGTATTAGTTGTAATGTGCTTCGGTTAGCCCAAGGAGCAGCGCCAAGTTGCCAAACTTacgacaacaataacaaggaAAACAAGCTTCGACGGAGTCAGAGGAGTCCTCTGCCCCATGCCAGTTGTATTTGGGGAACTTACCTCTCGCTTTGGCCATATCCTTCGGCTAGACAATGTGTCTTATTAGAGGCGCTTGCCAGCGGTGAACTTTCCGCTGATTTTCATTCATCAAAAGTTTGGCATCAAATTTTCAGCTAATCACGTTGTCGCTGAATGGGATTGTAACTTTATAAACAGTTTTCCAACGTTTTCACCAGCCGGAaccattcatttcatttaaatagtAGGCGATGATAAACAGAATCCAAAAGCATGAAAACACTGTTAACTTTAGATATTTGTTTTACAATAATACATTTGCTTACCAATTAAAAACGTTAGGTGCAAAATGTGAGcgattttcttaaatatttcaaaagaatTCCAATCCTTGAGCAGAGTGTTTATCTTCAACACAAATACGAAGGCACAGCATATGGGTATGACACAAATAGAGAGCAAAGCTAAATGTATGTACTCCTAGAAAAACTAGTTTACCGCAAATGTGTAACTGAAAACTATTAAGTTATTACCACATCCGACATAACTTTTATTGCAAAGGCAATGCCAATGAAAACAACAACCGGAGTAAGCAAAATAATATCGTATGTGCTGATCTTAAACACTGTAGAAATACTAAAAATTAAGAAACTTTTTTATTAAGTATGATTATTTTAATACCATGTCGCAGCAGTCCTATCAAAATGAATACGAAAGCAATACCTCCCAGAATCCATAAAATAGGCGATTTtcttttacacatttttcaaaattttaagaTTGTTTTTGTATACATTAAAATCCAAGGTGACTCTTGCTAGGATTACATAAAGTTAATTCTTAACCCTCTGCAACATATCTCTCGCATATTTTCACCTAATGAAATCCATCCATAATtcaggcaaacaaatgaaaactaatttttgTTGCCTGCCACTTAACACCAGCTCACGACTTGTCCATTTCGGCTAATGACCAGATATATTGCCATACTGAAATCGTTGCTGGGGGCTGTGATTTGGCTAACTGCCTCTGCATGATTCTCCCTTTGTGGCGTATGAAATGCCATTTATTGGGTTACTCAATCAAATATGTGATGCGGCAACTCAGGTTACCTATGTAACCATGTAGGGTGCAATATATTGCAGTTAATCAATAGCCTCATCCTTCTTAAACGAAGCTGATTTGTAATTATCATTTTGTTGGGAACATCTGCTTCTAAAGGGCATACGATGAATTGATATGTCAAAACCAACAATCGCAAGTAAATACTTTCATTTTGACtttgtgaaaatatatataatatatttaaacccCATCAGCCCAGCATTCCAGCATTCCACTATGCGATGCTAATTCGAATGCAGGCCCTCGAACATCCTTGAGAGTTATGCAAAGCAGGAGCTGCCGAATGCCAAATgtgttttcacttttgttcgtttatcAAACGGGTGTCGGACTgactggttggttggttggttggttggtttgtttgtAGTTTTGTCGGGTTTTGTTGGGTTTTGTTGGGTTTTGCTGGGTTTTGTGGGGCTTGTGGGGTTCGTTGGCAAGGCGCCATGGTTGGACTCCAACTGACTGGCTGCAATATGACCAACGGCAACAAATAGCTGACAGTAACAACGGCAAAGGCGCTGGATACAGCTGAAACCTGAAAAGGACCCGGGGCAAATTCACGACTCGCatattgaaaacaaaactGCAGTCTGAGCGCAGTGAAGACAGGCACACGTGATGGGGGATATTGTGTGATTGTGTTAACGGTGTGGCTACATGGATACATGGCTACATGGCTGCATGGGTGCATGGATGTGGAGCGGGTGCAGCTGCCCCAAACTCGGAGTGAAGCcaagtgaaaatgaaaacaaagtTTAACAAACCGAGGCTAACGAGCTACATTATTAAAacttcaaaaatgcataaatttgcgGGAGACGAATGGAGCGAACTGCAAACTGCggcattataataatataatgcATATCCCGGCCAGGCATTTGAAAGTTATTGACACCTCCTCCGATCTCCGATCTCCGCGCTCCCTACTCTCTACACCCATCacccaacagccaacagccggGAAAACTCGTGACGCGATCGGTTTTGTGGGCTCCTCCGAAGGAAGGTGTTGCAACACAGGCCAGGTTCCACCAGAGCTGCACGATCTGGGCACTGGCACCCGCTCCCCATTCCATTCCTTACCAATCCATTCCAATCCCAGCCCAACTCGAGTTCGCGACTCGGCTGCCAAGTGATTCTGCGCATATTAGTTGGCCATTAGGCGCACACCATTGTCAGCTGTGAACGAACGGCAGTCGCAGGCGCATTAAAATTCAGACGGTGTTAAATATTACAAGCGCCCCCTGTTGCAGGAAAGGGGAAAAGGTTTCGCGCTGATTTGCAGCTGCCACTCAAGAAAGGTGGTAGAAGGGGGTGGTGCAGCAGATCGCGTAGGAGCTTGTGAAATGTATTGGCGACGTGATATGTTAATCTTGCAGGCGAAAACGTGGAGCGATTCGGCTGCGGATGTTCGGCAGACAGAGAAACACTTGTCGCCAAGACAAGTGGCTTGAAGTGGAGAATCATCCTCttcatgtaaataaaatttaatataatattttttgagGTTTTaagaaaagttttccattatCTCAGAGGTTTGCtttcattacattttatcCGCATTAACGTTTGTAATAGCAAACGTCCAActgaaaactttatttaatactTTTGTGGTAATCAACATTTATGCTAACCCTTGATGTTAATAAAAGTATCCTTGGCATTCTGAACCACCAAAACGGTGATCTTGGCATCTGGCGTAATGAGCACCTCGTGGAACTTGGTACGCACTCTCAATTGAGTTAAATTTTGAGCTGGCTCCATTTTGGAGAGGAATGCCTGGCACTTCTCCCGCAAATTGTCATACAGACAGGCGTACTGCAGGCCATCCTGGCGATCCATCGAGGTCTTGACCGGCACACCCGAGTGATTCATGATCAGTATGTCCTCCACGCCGGGTTTCGCCTCCACTTTGCGGAATACCTCCTCCACGTAGCTTTTGGTTCGCTTTGGCTGCGTGAAGTTTTGTTCTAtcagtttttaaataaataccaatGTAAAAACTTACATCTGTCTCTGCATCCTGCATTTTGACTTTGGTTTTGattaaacgtttttcaaatttactttaaattaaatattttcctcaTCAATAACTGCTTGGCTTGCTTAAATTAGTGTTTGTGGGTATGACATTTGAGTATTGGAATACCTTGATTGTGCTCTTGTGTAAAGTAAATGTATTATAGTTAGCAGTAATTGCGCACCGTTATTAGAACGCAGGCTGCAGATTAATAAATTCCTTAGGTATCATCCCTTGACGTCATAATCACGGGCATTAGATGATTAGATGATTTAGTCGGATGCCAAGCAGGGCCAAATTAGGCGGGAGTTATTTGCCAAAGCGGGCCGTAAGTCAGCGGCCAACTCTAATCGGCTCCTAACTCAGCTGCCAAGCACCATGGACGGCCCACTTTCGAGGCCCACTGCTCGCTCCCAGAGCATAAAGTGCAATTATAGCGGTGCACCGAGGAGCAGCGAGGAGCACCGAGGAGCAGGGCCA
This sequence is a window from Drosophila teissieri strain GT53w chromosome 2R, Prin_Dtei_1.1, whole genome shotgun sequence. Protein-coding genes within it:
- the LOC122613373 gene encoding uncharacterized protein LOC122613373 yields the protein MCKRKSPILWILGGIAFVFILIGLLRHVFKISTYDIILLTPVVVFIGIAFAIKVMSDVEYIHLALLSICVIPICCAFVFVLKINTLLKDWNSFEIFKKIAHILHLTFLIGKQMYYCKTNI
- the LOC122614653 gene encoding dynein light chain roadblock-type 1, encoding MQDAETDPKRTKSYVEEVFRKVEAKPGVEDILIMNHSGVPVKTSMDRQDGLQYACLYDNLREKCQAFLSKMEPAQNLTQLRVRTKFHEVLITPDAKITVLVVQNAKDTFINIKG